A genomic segment from Antedon mediterranea chromosome 6, ecAntMedi1.1, whole genome shotgun sequence encodes:
- the LOC140050944 gene encoding uncharacterized protein — translation MISSPIPVDPGYHGKNSRGQNSSSMIDTRPVPRVRPEAEDIATRAQGSVGLLLQLQGQPVYRAPVVRNPEPKNFSQENVRRMRKIQAMSRKKKAAEIINKNQPVKVLPQSEKYKEIQSKVAVHIQQEPPVPRPSSANYLRSYSRAGSAPPRMQHPEPQRSEIQVSVQGKNVRLEVKGYKQDGSQNAAPRYKQEHEDHRGYTHSNDYHQNRQQETEVKGRSYMKVTHNQRPQAGDTRDRSSMKVAQNPRPQAANARGRSSMNVTQNQRPQTADGRGRSSIHVLQNQRPQTADARGRTSIKVSQNQRPQTADGRGRSTSQDPQRRRSQGVDTRGRSTSQGPQQRRTGEARQRGRSPSPGPRPRTSSSSSDIDFIAHNARLARKHQPQRPPSALAQTALNEKRVNDMEKYSKGEVPKYLRERQRQWEEDEMERLRSIPDPEMPPGHRMMPRDERIKTLNILKDKEKELQLQLHKVPLNAETLRARTMKTEIETKIAEVEEAIKIFSRNKVFIKIDS, via the exons ATGATTTCCAGTCCCATACCAGTTGACCCTGGTTATCATGGGAAGAATAGCCGTGGTCAAAATAGCAGCAGTATGATAGACACACGACCTGTACCACGTGTACGGCCTGAAGCTGAGGACATTGCAACAAGGGCTCAAGGCTCTGTTGGATTGCTGCTACAACTTCAAGGACAACCTGTGTACAGAGCACCAGTTGTCAGAA ATCCAGAACCAAAGAATTTTTCACAGGAGAATGTGAGAAGAATGAGAAAAATCCAGGCTATGAGCCGAAAAAAGAAGGCAGCGGAGATAATCAATAAAAACCAACCAGTTAAGGTTTTACCACAGTCTGAGAAGTACAAAGAAATCCAATCAAAGGTTGCTGTACATATACAG caaGAACCACCAGTACCAAGACCATCATCTGCAAACTATTTACGCTCGTATAGCCGCGCAGGATCGGCGCCACCTAGAATGCAACATCCAGAGCCACAGCGTTCAGAAATACAAGTGTCAGTACAGGGTAAGAATGTTCGTTTAGAGGTGAAAGGATATAAACAAGATGGTTCACAAAATGCTGCACCGCGGTATAAACAGGAACATGAAGACCATAGAGGCTATACACATAGTAACGATTATCATCAAAATAGGCAACAAGAAACAGAGGTCAAAGGTCGATCATATATGAAAGTTACGCACAATCAAAGGCCACAAGCAGGAGATACCAGAGATCGTTCGTCTATGAAAGTTGCACAAAATCCAAGACCACAGGCAGCCAATGCCAGGGGTCGATCATCTATGAATGTTACACAAAATCAAAGGCCACAAACTGCAGATGGTAGGGGTCGATCATCCATTCATGTTTTGCAGAACCAAAGACCACAAACCGCAGATGCCAGGGGTCGAACATCCATTAAGGTTTCGCAGAACCAAAGACCACAGACTGCAGATGGTAGGGGGCGATCAACAAGTCAAGATCCACAGAGACGTAGATCACAAGGGGTAGATACAAGAGGTCGATCTACTAGCCAAGGTCCGCAACAACGAAGAACAGGAGAAGCAAGACAAAGAGGGCGCTCACCTAGCCCAGGACCAAGACCTAGAACATCAAGT TCGTCATCAGATATTGACTTCATAGCCCACAATGCAAGACTAGCCCGTAAGCATCAACCTCAGAGACCGCCTTCTGCCCTCGCTCAGACAGCACTGAATGAAAAGAGGGTCAACGACATGGAAAAATACAGTAAAGGAGAAGTGCCAAAATa CTTGAGGGAAAGACAAAGGCAGTGGGAAGAAGATGAGATGGAAAGACTGCGTAGCATTCCAGATCCTGAGATGCCTCCAGGACATAGGATGATGCCAAGGGACGAGAGAATCAAGACACTTAACATCCTCAAAGATA AGGAAAAAGAGCTGCAACTTCAGCTGCACAAAGTACCGTTGAACGCAGAAACGCTGCGAGCAAGGACGATGAAAACTGAAATTGAAACCAAAATTGCAGAAGTGGAAGAGGCAATTAAAATATTCTCACGGAACaaagtatttattaaaatcGACTCATGA